In a single window of the Streptacidiphilus sp. P02-A3a genome:
- a CDS encoding HAMP domain-containing sensor histidine kinase, producing MRNRLLGILLALMACVLLALGLPLAVSVAAAEQQQTLVDRIDDTARFADLAQDPIGQSGTPTAEEQLRTLQSEIQRYYQVYGGRVGVFELSGRPITAQPGSWTDAAAGGSASAFSQALDDRRSTNPAQVWPWQSGRLLVVASPVVWDGDVVAVVVTESPTGGLGSRILHRWMLLAGGEAAAVLVAVVAAVTLTAWVLRPVQDLDKVTHDIATGRLASRVAPAGGPPELRRLARAFNEMADHVEQVLDQQRAFVADASHQLRNPLAALMLRVEAMGMELPEGSEQELAGVRVEGRRLAQVLDDLLGLAVAEHTGPRGEPTDLARLAADRADGWRPLGRERGVELRCEPPAAPALGLVDPVGFGSALDAVIDNALKFSPAGGEVTVAVTATAERIAVAVSDTGPGLTEEEAERIGDRFWRSPRHQNVDGSGLGLSIARTLLAAGGGTLAFGPRAPGGSADPDSGGGTGLTVTLSVPRA from the coding sequence ATGCGCAACCGCCTTCTCGGCATCCTGCTCGCCCTGATGGCCTGCGTGCTGCTGGCCCTCGGCCTGCCGCTGGCGGTGAGCGTGGCCGCGGCCGAGCAGCAGCAGACCCTGGTCGACCGGATCGACGACACCGCCCGCTTCGCCGACCTGGCCCAGGACCCGATCGGCCAGTCCGGCACACCCACCGCCGAGGAGCAGCTGCGCACGCTGCAGTCCGAGATCCAGCGCTACTACCAGGTCTACGGCGGCCGGGTGGGCGTCTTCGAGCTGAGCGGCCGACCGATCACCGCGCAGCCCGGCAGCTGGACCGACGCCGCCGCCGGCGGCTCCGCCTCGGCGTTCAGCCAGGCGCTGGACGACCGGCGGAGCACCAATCCGGCCCAGGTCTGGCCGTGGCAGTCGGGCCGGCTGCTGGTGGTGGCCTCGCCGGTGGTCTGGGACGGCGACGTGGTGGCGGTGGTGGTGACCGAGTCGCCGACCGGCGGCCTCGGTTCGCGGATCCTGCACCGCTGGATGCTGCTGGCCGGGGGCGAGGCGGCGGCGGTACTGGTGGCCGTGGTGGCGGCGGTGACCCTGACCGCGTGGGTGCTGCGTCCGGTCCAGGACCTGGACAAGGTCACCCATGACATCGCCACCGGGCGGCTGGCCTCGCGGGTCGCCCCGGCCGGTGGGCCGCCGGAACTGCGGCGGCTGGCACGGGCGTTCAACGAGATGGCGGACCATGTCGAGCAGGTGCTCGACCAGCAGCGGGCCTTCGTCGCGGACGCCTCGCACCAGCTGCGCAATCCGCTGGCGGCGCTGATGCTCCGGGTCGAGGCGATGGGCATGGAGCTGCCGGAGGGCAGCGAGCAGGAGTTGGCCGGGGTCCGGGTCGAGGGCCGTCGGCTGGCCCAGGTGCTGGACGACCTGCTGGGGCTGGCCGTGGCCGAGCACACCGGCCCGCGCGGCGAGCCGACCGACCTGGCCCGGCTGGCGGCGGACCGGGCCGACGGCTGGCGTCCGCTCGGCCGCGAGCGCGGGGTGGAGCTGCGCTGCGAGCCGCCCGCCGCCCCGGCGCTGGGCCTGGTGGATCCGGTCGGCTTCGGCAGCGCGCTGGACGCGGTGATCGACAACGCGCTCAAGTTCAGCCCGGCGGGCGGGGAGGTCACGGTCGCGGTGACGGCCACGGCGGAGCGGATCGCCGTGGCCGTCAGCGACACCGGTCCCGGCCTCACCGAGGAGGAGGCGGAGCGGATCGGCGACCGCTTCTGGCGCAGTCCGCGCCACCAGAACGTCGACGGCTCCGGCCTCGGCCTGTCGATCGCCCGGACCCTGCTCGCGGCCGGTGGCGGCACGCTGGCCTTCGGCCCGCGCGCGCCCGGCGGCTCGGCGGACCCGGACAGCGGCGGCGGGACCGGACTGACGGTCACCCTGTCCGTGCCCCGGGCCTGA
- a CDS encoding response regulator transcription factor: MRLLLVEDDDHVAAALVTVLTKHGFEVRHARTGNEALDALVPDGRGPYRVVLLDLGLPDRDGFDVCGQIRLRTGIPVIMLTARSDVGSRIHGLNLGADDYVVKPYDMGELLARIHAVARRGTAPQLGPDTPAVQQQAAADRLLSGGGLALDPAARRASVHGREVPLTRKEYDLLALLAQSPGVVIRREQIISEVWRSSWEGTARTLEVHIASLRHKLAVPALIETVRGIGYRLVVPSAPPGGTAPGGAGQG, encoded by the coding sequence GTGCGCCTGCTCCTGGTCGAGGACGACGACCATGTGGCCGCAGCCCTGGTGACCGTGCTGACCAAACACGGCTTCGAGGTGCGCCACGCCCGCACCGGCAACGAGGCGCTGGACGCGCTGGTCCCGGACGGCCGCGGGCCGTACCGGGTGGTGCTGCTCGACCTCGGGCTGCCGGACCGGGACGGCTTCGACGTCTGCGGGCAGATCAGGCTCCGCACCGGCATCCCGGTGATCATGCTGACCGCCCGCTCGGACGTCGGATCGCGGATCCACGGCCTGAACCTGGGCGCCGACGACTACGTGGTCAAGCCGTACGACATGGGCGAGCTGCTCGCCCGGATCCACGCCGTGGCCCGGCGCGGCACGGCCCCGCAGCTGGGCCCGGACACCCCGGCGGTGCAGCAGCAGGCCGCCGCCGACCGGCTGCTCAGCGGGGGCGGCCTGGCCCTGGACCCGGCCGCCCGGCGGGCCTCGGTGCACGGCCGCGAGGTCCCGCTGACCCGCAAGGAGTACGACCTGCTGGCGCTGCTGGCGCAGAGCCCGGGCGTGGTGATCCGCCGTGAGCAGATCATCAGCGAGGTGTGGCGCAGCAGTTGGGAGGGCACCGCGCGGACGCTGGAGGTGCACATCGCCTCGCTGCGGCACAAGCTGGCGGTGCCCGCGCTGATCGAGACCGTCCGGGGCATCGGCTACCGGCTGGTGGTCCCGTCCGCTCCGCCCGGGGGCACGGCACCCGGCGGCGCGGGCCAGGGCTGA
- a CDS encoding ATP-binding cassette domain-containing protein: protein MAQPAADTGVLVQLRGVNKHVGMVQVLNDIDLDLARGEVVAVLGPTGSGKSTLCRAINGAERIDSGRITVDGQALPLRRRERARIRAGVGVGVGVVFRPFGFDAYRTVLENVATGRFRWWGPATPPGARRRARALLERVGAAEHAAKFPWELSDEEQQLVATARALAGDPKLLLFDRPTPTLPLELTRGLAADGLSLLLATDDPCFARSAADRVVFMDGGRIIEQSPPAEFFTVPRTARARDFLARTPKC from the coding sequence ATGGCGCAGCCCGCCGCCGACACCGGCGTCCTGGTGCAGCTGCGCGGCGTCAACAAGCACGTCGGGATGGTGCAGGTGCTCAACGACATCGACCTGGACCTGGCCCGGGGCGAGGTGGTCGCGGTGCTCGGCCCCACGGGTTCCGGCAAGTCCACGCTCTGCCGGGCCATCAACGGGGCGGAGCGGATCGACTCGGGCCGGATCACCGTGGACGGCCAGGCGCTGCCGCTCCGGCGCCGCGAGCGGGCCCGGATCCGGGCGGGCGTGGGAGTGGGCGTCGGCGTGGTCTTCCGCCCGTTCGGCTTCGACGCCTATCGGACCGTGCTGGAGAACGTGGCCACCGGCCGCTTCCGCTGGTGGGGGCCGGCCACCCCGCCCGGCGCCCGGCGCCGGGCCCGCGCGCTGCTGGAGCGCGTGGGCGCGGCCGAGCACGCGGCCAAGTTCCCCTGGGAGCTCTCCGACGAGGAGCAGCAGCTGGTGGCGACCGCCCGGGCGCTGGCCGGTGACCCGAAGCTGCTGCTGTTCGACCGGCCCACCCCGACGCTGCCGCTGGAACTGACCCGGGGTCTGGCCGCCGACGGGCTGAGCCTGCTGCTGGCCACCGACGACCCCTGCTTCGCCCGCTCGGCCGCCGACCGCGTGGTCTTCATGGACGGCGGCCGGATCATCGAGCAGTCGCCGCCGGCCGAGTTCTTCACCGTCCCGAGGACCGCCCGGGCCCGGGACTTCCTGGCGCGCACCCCGAAGTGCTGA